From one Lolium rigidum isolate FL_2022 chromosome 4, APGP_CSIRO_Lrig_0.1, whole genome shotgun sequence genomic stretch:
- the LOC124649352 gene encoding pumilio homolog 23-like: MGQGDLLDDTFPAKKRSKDMGQKPRKKRNNREDGNTGKGRAKDHHSDSSMNLRGTKDQNASQSADASTNVIRKKVEPETAKYFLEISNLFDNKEIDLEDRSTICANALEETKGKELELITDGVISHTLQILVQGCELEPLCMFLRSCIQSFPVIAMDKFGSHVAEAALKSLATHLEDGTSRVIVEEILSKICKVIAADATNVMCSCYGSHVLRTLLCLCKGVPLDSLKDFHTTKRSSVLAERLSCASSRSGDQNPANFEHGFSDMFKTFVRQMLQKAENGISTLLTEKNSSLVLQTVLKLSAGDDHELNHIISVLLGYDEDDTAHKEDNSEQKNKIVALLEDTAYSHLLEVIIDVAPEELRSNMLIGTLKGALFAISSHHCGNYVVQALISSAKTADQMKQIWEELGPKIKELLELGKTGVVASILAACQRLETYRLESSEALSAAIASDSESPDSIVAHILFLENFLREKSYWKWPPGVKMSVLGCLMLQSIFQYPHQYIRQYVASLLALDDGQILQIAKDSGGSRVLEAFLCSSATAKRKFKVFAKLLGHYGEIAMNPSGSFLVEKCFAASNFSHKEAIVSELLAMQNELSRTRHAIYLLKKLDVDRYSRRPDQWRAAQTSKDATQREFQAEFGLNSKPIGHSIDQLLSPQSPTKKRKHKEKADKVTMDASTNKPDQFQKNTKRQKSAEAMFEGESSSKKLVSETTSTAFLNNSGKKKSSGFLSDKPSSKKQKQQRPNSGQSDGRRFVGDSVNTPFVRNNVKQKQSIAELAALAGKDKLTAGEVRKLLKPEISAKN; encoded by the exons ATGGGACAAGGCGATTTGCTAGATGATacctttcctgctaagaaacgaaGCAAGGATATGGGCCAGAAGCCCAGAAAGAAGAGGAATAACAGGGAGGATGGGAACACAGGGAAAGGGCGTGCCAAGGACCACCACTCAGATAGTTCTATGAATCTCAGGGGTACGAAGGATCAGAATGCATCACAATCCGCCGATGCTTCAACGAATGTAATAAG GAAAAAGGTTGAACCTGAAACTGCAAAGTACTTTCTGGAGATATCGAATCTCTTTGACAATAAGGAGATCGATTTGGAGGACCGGTCGACTATATGCGCTAATGCTCTGGAGGAAACTAAAGGGAAAGAGCTCGAACTCATCACTGATGGTGTAATAAGCCACACCTTGCAGATTCTTGTCCAAGGCTGTGAGTTGGAGCCGTTGTGCATGTTCCTCCGCAGCTGTATTCAGTCTTTTCCTGTTATTGCCATGGACAAATTTGGATCTCATGTGGCTGAAGCAGCTCTCAAGTCACTGGCAACACATCTTGAAGATGGGACCTCCAGGGTCATTGTAGAAGAGATATTGAGCAAGATATGCAAG GTTATTGCTGCAGACGCTACTAATGTGATGTGCAGCTGCTATGGATCTCATGTTCTAAGGACGCTTCTCTGTCTTTGTAAGGGCGTCCCATTAGATTCATTGAAAGATTTCCACACGACTAAGAGATCTTCTGTTCTGGCTGAACGATTGAGCTGCGCTTCAAGCAGATCAGGCGACCAGAATCCGGCAAACTTTGAACATGGTTTCTCAGACATGTTTAAAACTTTTGTCAGGCAAATGCTACAAAAGGCAGAAAATGGCATTTCCACGTTACTAACTGAGAAGAACAGTAGCCTTGTTTTACAG ACTGTGTTGAAATTATCTGCTGGCGATGATCATGAGTTGAACCACATTATATCCGTTCTTCTTGGTTACGATGAGGATGACACTGCTCACAAGGAAGATAACAGTGAACAAAAGAATAAAATCGTTGCTTTACTTGAAGACACTGCTTATAGTCATCTCTTGGAG GTCATTATAGATGTTGCTCCTGAGGAACTGCGCAGCAATATGCTTATAGGCACTCTTAAGGGTGCATTATTTGCAATCTCATCTCACCACTGTGGTAATTATGTCGTACAAGCTTTAATCTCATCAGCCAAAACTGCAGATCAG ATGAAGCAAATCTGGGAGGAACTTGGTCCTAAAATCAAGGAGTTGCTTGAGCTAGGTAAAACAGGAGTGGTGGCTTCCATTTTAGCGGCATGCCAGCGGCTTGAAACATATCGCCTTGAG AGCTCTGAAGCTCTTTCTGCAGCAATAGCATCAGATTCCGAATCTCCTGATAGCATCGTTGCACATATACTTTTTCTTGAGAATTTCCTTCGGGAGAAATCATATTGGAAATGGCCACCTGGTGTCAAGATGAGTGTTCTTGGTTGCCTGATGCTGCAATCAATTTTTCAATACCCACAT CAATATATTCGGCAATATGTTGCAAGCTTGCTGGCTTTGGACGATGGTCAGATCCTCCAGATTGCCAAGGACTCTGGAGGCAGCCGTGTTCTTGAGGCATTCCTATGTTCGAGTGCAACAGCAAAGCGAAAATTCAAAGTTTTTGCAAA ATTGCTAGGCCATTATGGGGAAATTGCTATGAATCCTTCTGGTTCATTCTTGGTGGAGAAATGTTTTGCAGCCAGTAACTTTTCCCATAAAGAGGCCATCGTGTCGGAGCTGTTGGCTATGCAAAATGAACTATCTAGGACCAGACATGCCATATACTTATTAAAGAAGCTGGATGTTGATAG ATACTCGAGACGACCCGATCAGTGGAGAGCTGCGCAAACTTCGAAAGATGCAACCCAGAGAGAATTTCAAGCTGAATTTGGGCTAAACAGTAAACCTATTGGCCATAGTATTGATCAACTTCTTTCTCCTCAAAGTCCCACAAAGAAGCGTAAACACAAAGAGAAGGCCGACAAAGTTACTATGGATGCCAGCACTAACAAGCCCGATCaatttcagaaaaatacaaagagGCAAAAATCTGCTGAGGCAATGTTTGAGGGAGAATCGAGCAGCAAAAAACTCGTGAGCGAAACCACCAGCACAGCTTTCTTGAATAATAGTGGCAAGAAGAAATCGTCTGGTTTCCTCTCGGACAAACCAAGTTCCAAGAAACAAAAACAGCAAAGACCCAATTCTGGCCAATCAGATGGCAGGCGGTTTGTCGGCGATAGCGTTAACACACCGTTTGTCAGGAATAATGTCAAACAGAAACAGTCTATCGCTGAGCTTGCTGCTCTGGCTGGCAAGGATAAACTGACTGCAGGGGAAGTCCGGAAACTGCTTAAGCCTGAGATTTCAGCCAAGAACTAA